One genomic region from Ornithinimicrobium flavum encodes:
- a CDS encoding DUF2461 domain-containing protein, with protein sequence MTFAGIPHAAVDFYVDLEQDNTREFWERRREDYQEHVRAPMLSLLHGLEPDFGTGKAFRPHRDVRFASDKSPYKTHQGVFVPVAEATGWYAEVSADGFRLGAGCYRMAGGRLASYRRAVDDERSGPELERITATLRRKGWEVGGDRLATAPRGMSRSHRRIDLLRHRSLTATRWIEDGDVVTTPRPCRWSGSTGSS encoded by the coding sequence GTGACCTTCGCCGGGATCCCCCACGCTGCCGTCGACTTCTACGTCGACCTCGAGCAGGACAACACGCGGGAGTTCTGGGAGCGACGCAGGGAGGACTACCAGGAGCACGTGCGCGCGCCGATGCTGTCGCTCCTCCACGGCCTGGAGCCGGACTTCGGGACGGGCAAGGCCTTCCGACCCCACCGGGACGTCCGGTTCGCGAGCGACAAGAGCCCCTACAAGACGCACCAGGGCGTCTTCGTCCCGGTGGCCGAGGCGACGGGCTGGTATGCCGAGGTGTCCGCTGACGGTTTCCGTCTCGGTGCGGGGTGCTACCGGATGGCGGGCGGACGACTCGCGTCATACCGGCGGGCGGTGGACGACGAGCGCAGCGGCCCCGAGCTGGAGCGGATCACCGCCACCCTGCGGCGGAAGGGATGGGAGGTGGGGGGCGACCGGCTCGCCACGGCTCCCCGTGGCATGTCCCGGTCCCACCGCCGGATCGACCTGCTGCGGCACCGGTCCCTCACCGCGACGCGGTGGATCGAGGACGGTGACGTGGTGACGACCCCTCGTCCCTGCCGGTGGTCAGGGAGCACTGGGAGCAGCTGA
- a CDS encoding L,D-transpeptidase family protein has protein sequence MRLQRFDLRARGALPVSMHRRTFVRGGVGLVTGALLGGASDNYDLFAVPEPEPEPVEPEPVAEPAPEPPPAPEPVEPPPPTALSRGMGGEEVWALQDGLNAAGYWCGAPDGGFGHLTQQAVYALQKVHGLSRDGVVGPATREALATGHRPVPATGGDHLEVHVGPQLLLVVRGGATQLILNTSTGNGEPYEYDGEEYVARTPSGDFAVWFTDGSGWRHGELGEMWRPMFYSGNYAIHGSDSIPPWPASHGCARVSTAAMDMIWAQGLLRIGDRVLVV, from the coding sequence ATGAGACTGCAGCGCTTCGACCTCCGCGCCCGCGGCGCGCTGCCTGTCAGCATGCACCGGCGCACCTTCGTGCGGGGCGGTGTCGGCCTGGTCACCGGGGCGCTGCTCGGAGGGGCTTCCGACAACTACGACCTCTTCGCCGTCCCGGAGCCCGAGCCCGAGCCGGTGGAGCCCGAGCCGGTCGCGGAGCCGGCCCCCGAACCCCCGCCCGCCCCCGAGCCGGTCGAGCCGCCCCCGCCGACCGCCCTCAGCCGGGGGATGGGTGGGGAAGAGGTGTGGGCCCTGCAGGACGGGCTGAACGCCGCCGGCTACTGGTGCGGCGCTCCCGACGGCGGCTTCGGCCACCTCACCCAGCAGGCGGTCTACGCGCTGCAGAAGGTGCACGGGCTCTCCCGGGACGGGGTCGTGGGCCCCGCGACACGGGAGGCGCTGGCCACCGGGCACCGACCCGTTCCCGCCACCGGCGGGGACCACCTCGAGGTGCACGTCGGCCCGCAGCTGCTGCTGGTGGTCCGGGGCGGCGCCACCCAGCTGATCCTCAACACCTCGACGGGCAACGGTGAGCCCTACGAGTACGACGGTGAGGAGTACGTCGCCCGGACCCCGAGCGGCGACTTCGCCGTGTGGTTCACCGACGGCAGCGGCTGGCGGCACGGTGAGCTGGGCGAGATGTGGCGGCCGATGTTCTACTCCGGCAACTACGCCATCCACGGCTCGGACTCGATCCCCCCGTGGCCCGCCTCGCACGGGTGCGCCCGGGTCTCCACCGCGGCGATGGACATGATCTGGGCGCAGGGGCTCCTGCGGATCGGTGACCGCGTGCTGGTCGTCTGA
- a CDS encoding TIGR02206 family membrane protein gives MDVFLDPHPGWITIGGPDHLVYVAGLITVAALLLTCRRWVRDHAGLIRRVLVVVLVVQQVTLYSFYAATGWDHAESLPLHISRVSALLGLAYLLTVHPKVMDVLFFFGLWAWASFAYPQNIQPVDNILGWSFFTNHVITLLMPVLAWITTDWRPSPAGLRRALGWFAVYVVVAVAANALTGGNYFYQREKPLLPGLGQPWYLLLSVAATAVLFVLGYAVARLVEVARR, from the coding sequence GTGGACGTCTTCCTCGACCCTCACCCGGGGTGGATCACCATCGGCGGGCCGGACCACCTCGTCTACGTGGCCGGGCTGATCACCGTCGCCGCGCTCCTGCTCACCTGCCGCCGCTGGGTCCGTGACCACGCCGGGCTGATCCGCCGGGTCCTGGTCGTCGTCCTCGTCGTCCAGCAGGTGACCCTCTACAGCTTCTACGCGGCCACCGGCTGGGACCACGCGGAGTCGTTGCCGCTGCACATCTCGCGTGTCTCGGCGCTCCTCGGCCTCGCCTACCTCCTCACCGTCCACCCCAAGGTGATGGACGTCCTCTTCTTCTTCGGGCTCTGGGCCTGGGCCAGCTTCGCCTACCCGCAGAACATCCAGCCGGTCGACAACATCCTGGGCTGGAGCTTCTTCACCAACCACGTCATCACCCTGCTCATGCCGGTCCTGGCGTGGATCACCACCGACTGGCGCCCCAGCCCGGCGGGGCTGCGTCGAGCCCTCGGGTGGTTCGCCGTCTACGTGGTCGTCGCGGTGGCCGCCAACGCGCTCACCGGCGGCAACTACTTCTACCAGCGCGAGAAGCCGCTGCTCCCCGGTCTCGGACAGCCGTGGTACCTCCTGCTCTCCGTCGCCGCCACGGCCGTCCTCTTCGTCCTCGGGTATGCGGTGGCCAGGCTCGTCGAGGTCGCGCGGCGCTAG
- a CDS encoding xanthine dehydrogenase family protein molybdopterin-binding subunit: protein MTSAQTPRPAPPRGSVLGTEVRRVEDPDLLRGRGRFVDNIDIGDEDVLHAVFVRSPVAHAQIRRTDTTAAAAAPGVVAVLTAEQLGEDWVPAFAQIHDRVGRPPLAVDRVRFVGDPVALVVARTRREAVDAAELVEVDYVELDPVVDMEEALADDAPLQFPELGSNIALAVKDPEGDLDPLEGAARVVRLRMENNRMATSPLEGHAILVRPRLTRRGTTEGEASDEDVTGLDVWISSQHPHLARSLLCRWTGLPRAAVRVRVPHVGGAFGGKAGIVPEHGAVVRAAQRLGRPVRWSETRSETMLSMSSRGQVQYVELGLDEQARITGMRARLVGDCGAYAGHGGSFASGSTRTMSEGSYRIPRLRYDAVSVMTNTAPTGAFRGAGRPEAAAMLERLMDHAARESGLRPEEFRRRNFLAPQDFPHTTKFGARYDTGDYARALDAALEAVGADEVRAEQVRRREAGAPWQLGLGIASYVEITGFGGKEFAGIRVAPDGRLTVMAGTSAHGQGHATAFSMIVADQLGLPMEQIDYVQSDTDVVRSGGGTGGARSLQLGGSAVHNAALELREQAMELAAEMLEVATADVELTDGVLGVRGVPEGEGTSLTWAQVAARSHEDGDGLSVYHDFQQDGSTFPFGTHASVVEVDVETGRVRLLRHVAVDDCGTVVNPLLVRGQQQGGAAQGISQALWEEFRYDEAGQPITSTLADYLLPGSADLVPLETHLTVTETDRNPLGAKGIGEAATVGSTPAVQNAVIDAVAHLGVRHIDIPCTPERVWAAIEQARRGEHEPWREAPAVLDHLPDMEEKDDVEV from the coding sequence ATGACGTCAGCGCAGACTCCCCGTCCGGCGCCTCCGCGCGGTTCCGTCCTGGGCACCGAGGTCAGGCGGGTGGAGGATCCGGACCTGCTGCGCGGGCGGGGGAGGTTCGTCGACAACATCGACATCGGGGACGAGGACGTGCTCCACGCCGTCTTCGTGCGCAGCCCGGTCGCGCATGCGCAGATCCGGCGCACCGACACGACCGCGGCGGCGGCTGCGCCGGGTGTGGTGGCCGTCCTGACCGCCGAGCAGCTCGGTGAGGACTGGGTGCCCGCCTTCGCCCAGATCCACGACCGGGTCGGGCGGCCGCCGCTGGCCGTCGACCGGGTGCGCTTCGTGGGTGACCCGGTGGCGCTGGTCGTCGCCCGGACCCGCCGCGAGGCGGTCGACGCGGCCGAGCTGGTAGAGGTCGACTACGTCGAGCTGGACCCGGTGGTGGACATGGAGGAGGCGCTCGCGGACGACGCCCCCCTCCAGTTCCCCGAGCTCGGCAGCAACATCGCCCTCGCGGTGAAGGACCCGGAGGGCGACCTCGACCCGCTCGAGGGTGCTGCGCGGGTGGTGCGGCTGCGGATGGAGAACAACCGGATGGCGACCAGCCCGCTGGAGGGTCACGCGATCCTCGTGCGGCCTCGGCTGACGAGGAGGGGGACGACGGAGGGGGAGGCGAGCGACGAGGACGTCACCGGGCTGGACGTGTGGATCTCCAGTCAGCACCCCCACCTGGCCCGGTCGTTGCTGTGCCGCTGGACCGGGCTGCCCCGGGCGGCTGTGCGCGTGCGGGTGCCTCACGTCGGCGGTGCCTTCGGCGGCAAGGCCGGCATCGTCCCCGAGCACGGGGCGGTCGTGCGCGCCGCGCAGCGGCTCGGGCGACCCGTGCGCTGGTCGGAGACCCGCAGCGAGACGATGCTCTCGATGTCCAGCCGCGGTCAGGTGCAGTACGTCGAGCTCGGCCTGGACGAGCAGGCCCGCATCACCGGCATGCGAGCCCGGCTGGTGGGGGACTGCGGTGCCTACGCCGGGCACGGCGGGTCCTTCGCCTCCGGGTCGACCCGCACGATGTCGGAGGGCTCCTACCGCATCCCCCGGCTCCGCTACGACGCGGTCTCCGTCATGACCAACACCGCCCCGACCGGTGCCTTCCGCGGCGCCGGACGTCCCGAGGCCGCGGCGATGCTGGAGCGGCTGATGGACCACGCGGCGCGGGAGAGCGGCCTGCGGCCCGAGGAGTTCCGACGGCGCAACTTCCTCGCGCCGCAGGACTTCCCGCACACCACGAAGTTCGGGGCGCGCTACGACACCGGCGACTACGCCCGCGCCCTCGACGCGGCCCTGGAGGCGGTCGGGGCGGACGAGGTCCGGGCGGAGCAGGTCCGCCGGCGCGAGGCGGGGGCGCCCTGGCAGCTGGGGCTGGGGATCGCCAGCTACGTCGAGATCACCGGCTTCGGCGGCAAGGAGTTTGCCGGCATCCGGGTGGCCCCCGACGGTCGCCTCACGGTGATGGCCGGGACGTCCGCCCACGGGCAGGGCCACGCGACGGCCTTCTCCATGATCGTCGCCGACCAGCTCGGGCTGCCGATGGAGCAGATCGACTACGTGCAGTCCGACACCGACGTGGTGCGTTCCGGCGGCGGCACGGGCGGGGCCCGGTCCCTGCAGCTGGGGGGCTCGGCCGTGCACAACGCCGCGCTCGAGCTCCGGGAGCAGGCGATGGAGCTGGCCGCCGAGATGCTCGAGGTGGCGACCGCCGACGTCGAGCTGACGGACGGTGTCCTCGGCGTGCGCGGGGTCCCCGAGGGGGAGGGGACGAGCCTGACGTGGGCCCAGGTCGCGGCCCGGTCGCACGAGGACGGCGACGGGCTGTCGGTTTACCACGACTTCCAGCAGGACGGCTCCACCTTCCCCTTCGGGACGCACGCGAGCGTGGTCGAGGTGGACGTCGAGACCGGTCGGGTCCGGCTGCTCCGGCACGTGGCCGTCGACGACTGCGGCACGGTCGTCAACCCGCTGCTGGTGCGCGGCCAGCAGCAGGGTGGGGCGGCGCAGGGGATCAGCCAGGCGCTGTGGGAGGAGTTCCGCTACGACGAGGCGGGGCAGCCGATCACCTCGACCCTGGCCGACTACCTCCTGCCCGGCTCGGCCGACCTGGTGCCGCTGGAGACCCACCTGACGGTCACCGAGACCGACCGCAACCCGTTGGGCGCCAAGGGGATCGGCGAGGCGGCGACCGTCGGCTCCACCCCGGCCGTGCAGAACGCCGTGATCGACGCCGTCGCCCACCTCGGGGTGCGGCACATCGACATCCCGTGCACCCCCGAGCGGGTGTGGGCCGCGATCGAGCAGGCTCGCCGCGGCGAGCACGAGCCCTGGCGGGAGGCGCCGGCCGTCCTCGACCACCT